The bacterium genome contains the following window.
GAGGCCGCCGAGCATCCGCGCGCTGCGCGTGAGGAAGAAGTTGCGCAGCGAGCCGGTGACGCAGAACTTCGAGCGCTGCGCCAGCGCCCCCACGGCCAGCCCGATGGCGAGCGAGGCCAGCGGCGGCGCGTGCTCGCGCGCCGAGCCGATGATCCCGCCGGTGAACGACGGCGGCGCCAGCACCGAGGCGGCGGCCAGCAGCCCCATCCCCGCGGGGACCACCCAGCCGGCGAGCGCGCCCGTGCGCGCGGACTTGCCCAGGAAGAAGCCCCGCTTGAGGAAGAGCACGCCGACCCAGGCGCCGGCGACGAGGCCCGCGATGCCGGCGACCGCGGTCAGGTCGCCGCCGGCGAGGCGCAGCATCGCCTTGATCGGGCAGCCGAGGAAGACCGCCGAGCCGACGATGAGGAACGCGCCGACGAAGAAGCGCACGAGCGGCGCCGAGCCGCCGCGCGTCTGGAAGCCGCGCCCGGCCAGCGCCGCGAGGGTCGCGCCGAGGACGAACCCGGGCAGCTCCGGCCGCAGGTAGCTCATGCGCGGGTCGCCGTGCAGGCGCAGCGCCCCCGCGACGTTCTCCGCGAAGCACGAGGCGCAGATGCCGGAGTTGCGCGGGTTGCCGAGGAGGACGAGGCCGGCCCCGGCGAGCCCCAGGGCGAGGCCCGACAGCAGGTCGAGGTGCGGGGAGAGACGGGCGAGGAACCGCCGCATCGGCGCGCTCATGCGCAGCCGCCGGCGAGCGCGCGCTCGAGGTAGTACAGGTCGCCCAGGGCGGGCCAGGGGACCTTCGCGCGGATCCCGCGCAGCCAGGGACCCAGCTCCGCGCCGACGTAGTGGCGCGAGCGGCGGTCGGCGTAGTCGCGCACCAGCTCGACCGCGCGGCGGTACTCGCGCAGCGCGGCCTCCGCCTCGCCGCGCTCGCGGTGCGCCTCCGCCAGGTACAGGTGGATCTGGGAGTTGTCGGCGAGCCGGGCTGCGGCTGCCTGCGCTGCCGCGAGGGCTCCGGCGCCGGGGGCGCCGCCCGCCAGCGCCGACCGCAGCTGCTCGCGCTCGGCCACGAGGCGCCGGTCGGTGCGCTCGCGCATCGCGGCGAGCAGCTCGCCGCCGTCCGCGCCCGCGGCGGCGAGGCGACCGGCGGCGGCCAGCGCCGCCACGACGGCGAGCAGCAGCAGCACGGCCGTGGCCCGGTCGAGCCAATCCCGTCTCCCTGCCGCGGTGCCAGCGCTGCGCATCACATCAGTACCCCGAGCCGTCAATACTTGGCGTAAGGCGGCAGGTTACACCTCTTGGCCATCGCGCGGACCGGCTCGAACTCCTCTTCCCGGAGCGGGACGAACCCGGAGACGAGCGCGCTCCGCAGCACCTTGCGCACCTCGCCGTCGACGGCCGCCACGGTGTCCGCGTTGACGGCGAACAGCGCCGTGCGGACGTCCTCCACCGTCGACTCCGGCAACGTCGGCGCCGCGGAGAAGACGCAGTAGGGGACGCGGGGGCCGCGGGCGATCACCCGGTAGTCGCCCGGCAGGAGCTTGCCGTCGGCCTCCATGACCTCCAGGTCCAGCGCCGGCCCGGCGCCCGCGTCGAAGGCGCCGTTGACCACCGCGAAGATCGCCTTCTCGTGCTTGTAGGAGCCGGCGGGGAACGCATAGTACCCGAGGTCCTTCTCGGGGTCGAGCCCGGCCTCGAGCAGCAGCCAGTAGGGCGAGAGATACGCCGTCGGGGCGAACGGGGGGCCGAAGATGAAGCGCTTGCCGCGCAGCTCGGCCGGCGAGCGCACCTGGCTGTCGCGGCCGACGATGATCGTGCCCGTCGAGTACGCGCCGTCCTTGCCGCGCGACTCGCCGGCGACCACCCGGAAGCCGTAGCTCTCGTGGAACCAGACGTAGAGGTAGCTGTTGGTGTGGATCAGGTCGAAGCGGCCGGCGCGCACCGCCTCGTCGAAGTCGGCCGTGTCGAGCCAGACGGGCTGGACGCGCCGCCCGAGCTGCTCGGCGAGGTGCGCGGCCAGCGGGGCAAAGCGGCCGCGCGTCTCCTCGACGCTGTTGCAGATCATGAAGGCGACGCGCAGCGGGCGCGCGTCCCCGCCGCCGCCGCGCCCGCAGCCCGCGAGCGCAAGCAGCACGCCGAGAGCTATGGCGAGGACCGGCCGCAGCAGACGCCCGTGGGCGCTCATGCCTGCCCCGACCCTGTCACACACCTCATCCTCCATTCTCATGGGATGCGGGAGGCGCGATAAGGGTCCAGATGCGCTGGTCTTTGGGGGGGGGTGACAGCGGCGGCAGCCGCGCCAAAGGGGGCGCAGCCCCCATCGAAGCGCCCGCCAAGCGGCTATGCGGGGCAAGGTAAATCCGCCGGGCGCTGGTGGGCCCTTAGCGCGCCTCCCGCCGCTACTCTTCCTCGATGATGTGGCGGGCGTCGAGGACCTCGTTGAACTTCTTGCGCAGCGTGCTCGGGCGGAACGGCTTGGTGATGTAGTCGTCCGCGCCGGCCTCCTTGCCCTTCTGGATGTCGACCTGCTGGCTCTTCGCGGTGAGCATGATCACCGGGATGTCGCGCGTCGCCGCATCGGCCTTGAGCTCGCGGCAGACCTCGAACCCGTCCATGTAGGGCATCATGATGTCGAGCATGATCAGGTCCGGGAGCTCCTCGCGGGCCTTCTGGAGCGCCTCCCTGCCGTTGACCGCGGTCACG
Protein-coding sequences here:
- the yedE gene encoding YedE family putative selenium transporter, with translation MSAPMRRFLARLSPHLDLLSGLALGLAGAGLVLLGNPRNSGICASCFAENVAGALRLHGDPRMSYLRPELPGFVLGATLAALAGRGFQTRGGSAPLVRFFVGAFLIVGSAVFLGCPIKAMLRLAGGDLTAVAGIAGLVAGAWVGVLFLKRGFFLGKSARTGALAGWVVPAGMGLLAAASVLAPPSFTGGIIGSAREHAPPLASLAIGLAVGALAQRSKFCVTGSLRNFFLTRSARMLGGLGLLLAAAFAVNLAGGLFQPGLNDQPGSHPDAGWSAAGMFVVGLGGVLIGGCPFRQLVLAGEGDADAGAAVLGMLVAGGLVQSWGLRSTIAGATPAGQFATLLGLVLVLGMALAYRDR
- a CDS encoding phosphate/phosphite/phosphonate ABC transporter substrate-binding protein, which codes for MSAHGRLLRPVLAIALGVLLALAGCGRGGGGDARPLRVAFMICNSVEETRGRFAPLAAHLAEQLGRRVQPVWLDTADFDEAVRAGRFDLIHTNSYLYVWFHESYGFRVVAGESRGKDGAYSTGTIIVGRDSQVRSPAELRGKRFIFGPPFAPTAYLSPYWLLLEAGLDPEKDLGYYAFPAGSYKHEKAIFAVVNGAFDAGAGPALDLEVMEADGKLLPGDYRVIARGPRVPYCVFSAAPTLPESTVEDVRTALFAVNADTVAAVDGEVRKVLRSALVSGFVPLREEEFEPVRAMAKRCNLPPYAKY
- a CDS encoding response regulator — encoded protein: MAKKILVCDDEPYILMALQDAVEMEGYDCVTAVNGREALQKAREELPDLIMLDIMMPYMDGFEVCRELKADAATRDIPVIMLTAKSQQVDIQKGKEAGADDYITKPFRPSTLRKKFNEVLDARHIIEEE